From Mercenaria mercenaria strain notata chromosome 17, MADL_Memer_1, whole genome shotgun sequence, the proteins below share one genomic window:
- the LOC123537651 gene encoding probable 4-coumarate--CoA ligase 1, giving the protein MSSTACRMCRNLLKTSSKRILPITSSLTSDLKPKNRNSISVQYYSKCRHYSSSTSYQDIISKENGETIIHSPYPDVPLCNKTFGEFMLSNLDEFKNLDMMVDYPTGRVFSGAKIKEQVIKVASALTRLGYKNGDVALLFSTNCPEYPVIFLACAAIGVTVSTANPVYTPSELARQLVHSETKCVFTKKAMLPTVEEALSIDKVVSENIKDVIIIDGEADKCRPFQTLLDDNGHGFPENVDINPAEAILTLPYSSGTTGLPKGVMLSHTNMVMNLLQAQTGQMKFDTGKEVLMGLLPFYHIYGMMVLQFGTLSQGAKVIIHPKFEPEAFLQSVQDYEVTYCHLVPPVVLFLAKHPMVDDYSTKSVRTVISAAAPLGIGVTHELEERLNINLLQAYGLTECSPLTHYDEYPHKRGTIGRLVPSTRSKVIDPLTGDVLEAGETGEILVKGPQVMLGYLKNKEATDKTVDKDGWLYTGDIGHVDSEGYFTISDRIKELIKYKGYQVAPAELEALLCTHPSIQDAAVVGLQAGEDVGEVPRAFVVTKPGEKLQVEDVTTFVEKNVAPYKKLRGGVEFIEEIPKTASGKILRRFLKDK; this is encoded by the exons ATGTCCTCTACAGCTTGTAGAATGTGCAGGAATCTGCTGAAGACATCTAGCAAGAGAATTTTACCTATAACCTCAAGTCTGACATCTGACTTGAAACCAAAGAACAGGAACAGTATCTCAGTCCAATACTACAGTAAATGTAGACATTATAGCAGCAGTACAAGTTACCAGGATATCATTTCTAAAGAAAATGGAGAAACTATTATACATAGTCCATATCCAGATGTCCCACTGTGTAATAAAACATTTGGAGAGTTCATGCTCTCAAACCTGGATGAATTTAAGAACTTGGATATGATG GTAGACTACCCTACGGGGAGGGTATTTTCAGGGGCAAAGATAAAAGAACAGGTGATAAAAGTGGCTAGTGCATTGACAAGACTTGGGTACAAGAATGGAGATGTGGCGCTCCTCTTCTCCACTAACTGTCCAGAATATCCTGTCATCTTTCTGGCATGTGCAGCCATTGGTGTAACAGTGAGCACAGCAAACCCAGTCTATACACCaa GTGAATTAGCAAGACAACTTGTACACAGTGAAACAAAATGTGTGTTTACAAAGAAAGCAATGTTGCCGACAGTAGAGGAGGCCTTGTCTATAGACAAAGTTGTCTCAGAGAACATTAAA GATGTTATCATTATTGACGGAGAGGCAGATAAGTGTCGACCCTTCCAGACATTGCTTGATGATAATGGTCATGGATTTCCAGAGAATGTGGACATTAATCCAGCTGAAGCTATTCTTACCCTCCCTTACAGCAGCGGGACCACCGGACTCCCTAAAGGGGTCATGTTGTCTCATACTAACATGGTGATGAACCTCTTACAAGCACAAAC AGGTCAGATGAAATTTGATACTGGTAAAGAGGTTCTTATGGGGTTGCTGccattttatcatatatatggTATGATGGTGCTGCAGTTCGGGACGTTGAGTCAGGGGGCAAAGGTGATCATACATCCCAAGTTCGAACCTGAGGCTTTCCTACAATCAGTTCAAGATTATGAG gtaACATATTGTCATCTTGTCCCACCGGTTGTTTTATTTCTGGCAAAACATCCCATGGTAGACGACTACAGTACAAAATCAGTCAGAACTGTTATTAGTGCAGCTGCACCACTTGGCATTGGGGTCACACATGAGTTGGAGGAGAGACTAAACATTAATCTTCTTCAGG caTATGGTCTGACAGAGTGCAGTCCCTTGACACACTATGATGAATACCCTCATAAAAGAGGTACAATTGGTCGACTGGTACCCAGTACAAGATCTAAG GTTATAGATCCTCTGACAGGCGATGTACTAGAGGCAGGGGAAACGGGAGAAATACTGGTAAAGGGTCCACAAGTCATGCTGGGATACCTAAAAAATAAAGAAGCCACTGATAAAACTGTTGACAAAGATGGTTGGTTATATACAG GTGACATTGGACATGTAGATTCTGAAGGGTATTTTACCATATCTGATAGGATTAAGGAGTTAATCAAATACAAAGGATATCAG GTTGCCCCTGCTGAGTTGGAGGCTTTACTGTGTACTCATCCATCAATCCAGGATGCAGCTGTTGTTGGGCTACAAGCAGGTGAAGATGTTGGGGAAGTACCAAGAGCTTTTGTTGTAACCAAACCAGGGGAGAAGCTCCAAGTGGAAGATGTCACAACTTTTGTTGAAA agaATGTTGCACCGTACAAGAAATTAAGAGGAGGTGTAGAATTTATTGAAGAAATACCAAAGACTGCAAGTGGAAAAATATTACGCAGATTTCTTAAGGATAAATAA